From a region of the bacterium genome:
- a CDS encoding YbaB/EbfC family nucleoid-associated protein — protein sequence MKGGLGGLIKQAQVMKLKVEQLQARLAEERFEAEAGEAEAGGVVRVTVSGRQQLLALRIDPDLGRDPALLEDLLLTAVNRALADSRARSEREMAALTGGANLPFAL from the coding sequence ATGAAGGGCGGATTGGGCGGGCTCATCAAGCAGGCGCAGGTCATGAAGCTCAAGGTGGAGCAGTTGCAGGCCCGCCTGGCCGAGGAGCGCTTCGAGGCCGAGGCGGGGGAGGCGGAGGCCGGCGGCGTCGTGCGCGTGACAGTGAGTGGCCGCCAGCAACTGCTTGCCCTGCGGATCGATCCGGACCTGGGCCGGGATCCGGCCCTGCTGGAGGATCTGCTGCTGACCGCCGTCAACCGCGCCCTGGCCGACAGCCGGGCCCGTTCCGAGCGGGAGATGGCGGCCTTGACGGGCGGCGCCAACCTGCCCTTCGCCCTGTGA
- the recR gene encoding recombination mediator RecR codes for MSGLSPSLEALVAELGRLPGIGRKTALRLGLHLLLQGGRVRELAAALVRAADQCRFCVRCGNLSEDESCALCASPARDQGLVCVVEQVPDLLAFERGGEYRGLYHVLGGALSPLDGVGPERLRIAELEQRLRSEGVREVILATSTTVEGDATALYLQRRLEDLDIRLSRLARGMPAGGSLEMFDQLTLARALDGRERLK; via the coding sequence ATGTCGGGTCTGAGTCCCAGCCTGGAGGCCCTGGTGGCCGAACTGGGCCGCCTGCCCGGCATTGGCCGCAAGACGGCCCTGCGCCTGGGCCTGCACTTGCTGCTGCAGGGCGGGCGGGTGCGGGAGCTGGCGGCCGCCCTCGTCCGCGCCGCCGACCAATGCCGCTTCTGTGTGCGCTGCGGCAATTTGAGCGAGGACGAGAGCTGCGCCCTTTGCGCCAGCCCCGCCCGTGACCAGGGCTTGGTCTGCGTGGTGGAGCAGGTGCCGGACCTGCTCGCCTTCGAGCGGGGCGGCGAGTACCGCGGCCTCTACCATGTGCTGGGTGGCGCCCTCTCGCCGCTGGACGGGGTGGGTCCGGAGCGCTTGCGCATCGCCGAGCTGGAGCAACGCCTGCGGAGCGAGGGCGTCCGCGAGGTGATCCTCGCCACCAGCACCACGGTGGAGGGGGACGCCACCGCCCTCTATCTGCAGCGCCGGTTGGAGGACCTGGACATCCGCCTCAGCCGCCTGGCCCGGGGCATGCCGGCGGGGGGCAGCCTGGAGATGTTCGACCAGTTGACCCTGGCGCGCGCCCTGGACGGACGGGAGCGCTTGAAGTAG
- a CDS encoding CDP-alcohol phosphatidyltransferase family protein gives MFTIPNFLTLLRFIMVPAFLILFFSEFTPLHLVATAIFVLAAVTDWLDGFLARWLQQESQFGQFADPLADKLLSVSLFFALLMRGDLGQQVPIAVPCIVAIALAELGILILSVISLYRGVDLSFSKLGKLKTAIQFTTILLALFRLNVMEIDNLSPAWISRLMGWDGILPWIGAGFVASTVLTVATFAIYLLRYPRHRKALRQARLAARQQARIRRELRRSVRPGRGAGESGAAGDIPPGEEG, from the coding sequence GTGTTCACCATCCCCAACTTCCTCACACTGCTGCGCTTCATCATGGTGCCCGCCTTCCTCATCCTCTTCTTCAGCGAGTTCACGCCCCTCCACCTGGTGGCCACCGCCATCTTCGTGCTGGCCGCCGTGACCGACTGGCTGGACGGTTTCCTGGCCCGCTGGCTGCAGCAGGAGTCCCAGTTCGGCCAGTTCGCCGATCCGCTGGCCGACAAGCTGCTCTCCGTCTCGCTCTTCTTCGCCCTGCTCATGCGGGGCGACCTGGGCCAGCAGGTGCCCATCGCCGTGCCCTGCATCGTGGCCATTGCCCTGGCCGAGCTGGGCATCCTCATCCTGTCGGTGATCAGCCTCTACCGGGGAGTCGACCTCTCCTTCTCCAAACTGGGCAAGCTCAAGACGGCCATCCAGTTCACCACGATCCTGCTGGCCCTCTTCCGCCTCAACGTGATGGAGATCGACAACCTGTCCCCGGCCTGGATCTCGCGCCTGATGGGCTGGGACGGCATCCTGCCCTGGATCGGGGCCGGCTTCGTGGCCAGCACCGTGCTGACGGTGGCCACCTTCGCCATCTATCTCCTGCGCTATCCACGACATCGCAAGGCCCTGCGTCAGGCCCGCCTGGCGGCCCGCCAACAGGCGCGCATCCGCCGCGAACTGCGCCGGTCCGTGCGGCCAGGCCGGGGAGCGGGGGAGAGCGGGGCGGCGGGCGACATTCCACCGGGGGAGGAAGGATGA
- a CDS encoding phosphatidylglycerophosphatase A, translated as MSPLLLAWAQGLGLGRLPVAPGTWGSLLAFPLWWLTGGAASPPLALAVMGVALLALGWAACEAGERAWGHDPSRVVADEVAGQWLTLVVAAPTSWLGCGAAFLLFRLFDIWKPCWVDRLQRLPGGLGVMADDLLAGLLAGIILRVVGLWAA; from the coding sequence ATGAGCCCCCTGTTGCTGGCCTGGGCCCAGGGCCTGGGTCTGGGACGCCTGCCCGTGGCGCCGGGGACCTGGGGTTCGCTCCTCGCCTTTCCCCTGTGGTGGCTGACCGGTGGAGCGGCCAGTCCGCCCCTGGCCCTGGCCGTGATGGGCGTGGCGCTGCTTGCGCTGGGCTGGGCCGCCTGCGAGGCGGGCGAGCGGGCCTGGGGACACGATCCCTCCCGCGTGGTGGCGGACGAGGTGGCCGGTCAGTGGCTGACCCTGGTGGTGGCCGCGCCGACCAGTTGGCTGGGATGCGGGGCGGCTTTCCTGCTCTTCCGCCTCTTCGACATCTGGAAACCCTGCTGGGTGGACCGCCTCCAGCGTCTGCCGGGCGGCCTGGGGGTGATGGCCGACGACCTCCTGGCCGGGCTGCTGGCCGGGATCATCCTGCGCGTGGTCGGCCTGTGGGCGGCCTGA
- a CDS encoding CinA family nicotinamide mononucleotide deamidase-related protein, with the protein MKNPAKDGIHGTGAPAGRLTPGLRVVAIGDELVDGHTADSNGREIVAALDGLGLRPRDLRLVRDEAAALRREVEDLLDPAGGVEVVISTGGLGPTVDDRSRQVLADAFGAELVFDEARWRELEDWFRERGRVPGPLQRSQALHPRPGRHLRNEVGTADGLVFEQAGRLWIALPGVPSEMRHLLAGGVLPLLTERFGARPRGLTLAFRSRRLPEADLARRLEPLADLAALGEPGFYPNADGVLFRLRLPPLDAAEQEERAGQARRLVRSRLGPFLLAESGKPVVELVFQRLRRLGATLVLAESCTGGWLARDLTDFPGASAVFRGGVVAYANEAKQELLGVPPALISRWGAVSPAVAAAMARGVRQRLAADWGLAVTGIAGPEGGSPQKAVGTVWLGLVGPAGETTRLLDLRGNREQIRRRAAGQAWAWLFERLPESGDEAQAEPEA; encoded by the coding sequence ATGAAGAATCCAGCGAAGGATGGAATCCACGGAACGGGCGCACCGGCGGGGCGGTTGACGCCGGGCCTGCGCGTGGTGGCCATCGGCGACGAACTGGTGGATGGCCACACGGCCGACAGCAACGGCCGGGAGATCGTGGCCGCCCTGGACGGCTTGGGTCTGCGCCCCCGGGACCTGCGGCTGGTGCGGGACGAGGCGGCCGCCCTGCGCCGCGAGGTGGAGGACCTGCTGGATCCGGCCGGTGGCGTGGAGGTGGTGATCAGCACGGGCGGCCTGGGACCCACGGTGGATGACCGCAGCCGCCAGGTCCTGGCCGATGCCTTCGGGGCGGAGCTGGTCTTCGACGAGGCACGCTGGCGGGAGCTGGAGGACTGGTTCCGCGAACGGGGCCGCGTGCCGGGCCCCTTGCAGCGCAGCCAGGCCCTCCATCCGCGGCCCGGCCGCCACCTGCGCAACGAGGTGGGCACAGCGGACGGCCTCGTCTTCGAGCAGGCGGGCCGCCTCTGGATCGCCCTGCCCGGCGTGCCCAGCGAGATGCGCCACCTCCTGGCCGGCGGCGTGTTGCCCCTGCTGACGGAGCGCTTCGGAGCGCGGCCCCGCGGCCTCACCCTGGCCTTCCGCAGCCGGCGCCTGCCCGAAGCCGACCTGGCCAGGCGCCTGGAGCCGCTGGCCGACCTGGCGGCGCTGGGCGAGCCGGGTTTCTACCCCAACGCGGACGGCGTGCTCTTCCGGCTGCGCCTGCCCCCGCTGGACGCCGCGGAGCAGGAAGAACGCGCCGGGCAGGCCCGTCGACTGGTGCGGTCCCGGCTGGGTCCCTTTCTTCTGGCAGAAAGCGGCAAGCCGGTGGTGGAGCTGGTCTTCCAGCGCCTGCGCCGCCTGGGCGCCACCCTGGTCCTGGCCGAATCCTGCACGGGGGGATGGCTGGCCCGCGACCTGACCGATTTTCCCGGCGCCTCGGCCGTGTTCCGGGGCGGGGTGGTGGCCTACGCCAACGAGGCGAAGCAGGAGCTGCTGGGCGTGCCCCCCGCGCTGATCAGCCGCTGGGGGGCGGTCTCCCCGGCGGTGGCGGCGGCCATGGCCCGCGGCGTCCGGCAGCGCCTGGCGGCGGACTGGGGCCTGGCCGTGACCGGCATCGCCGGGCCGGAAGGCGGCAGCCCGCAGAAAGCGGTCGGGACAGTCTGGCTGGGACTGGTCGGGCCGGCGGGGGAGACGACTCGCCTGCTGGACCTGCGCGGCAACCGTGAACAGATCCGCCGGCGGGCGGCCGGTCAGGCCTGGGCCTGGCTCTTCGAGCGCCTGCCGGAGTCCGGTGACGAAGCCCAGGCGGAGCCCGAGGCGTGA
- the thpR gene encoding RNA 2',3'-cyclic phosphodiesterase: MTRRLFIALALPDEVKAELARTREQLASRRDRINWVRDGQLHLTLRFLGETEDRLVPDLERVLEQLAKDHAAPALRLGEPGIFGPPSAPRVLWVGLKGATRDLEALAGSLEKQLRRLGLPPSEHGFKAHLTIGRVKSCRDDLAAAHLRHPPLPLPMRLRELLLIESRLRPEGAEHHVLTRHILGTEASTA; this comes from the coding sequence ATGACGAGACGCTTGTTCATCGCCCTGGCCCTGCCCGACGAGGTGAAGGCCGAGCTGGCCCGCACGCGGGAGCAGCTGGCCAGCCGGCGGGACCGCATCAATTGGGTGCGGGACGGGCAACTGCACCTCACCCTGCGTTTCCTGGGGGAGACGGAGGACCGCCTGGTGCCGGACCTGGAGCGCGTCCTGGAGCAGCTGGCGAAAGACCACGCCGCGCCCGCCCTGCGCCTGGGCGAGCCCGGCATCTTCGGTCCGCCCTCGGCGCCCCGCGTGCTCTGGGTGGGGTTGAAGGGGGCCACGCGCGACTTGGAGGCGCTGGCCGGGAGCCTGGAGAAGCAGCTGCGCCGCCTGGGCCTGCCCCCCTCCGAGCACGGCTTCAAGGCGCACCTGACCATCGGCCGGGTGAAGAGTTGCCGGGATGATCTGGCCGCCGCCCACCTGCGGCATCCGCCCCTGCCTCTGCCCATGCGCTTGCGCGAGCTGCTGCTCATTGAGAGCCGGCTCCGCCCGGAGGGAGCCGAGCATCATGTCCTGACCCGACATATTTTAGGGACGGAAGCATCCACGGCCTGA
- the recA gene encoding recombinase RecA yields MAQTDERQKALKDTISQIDKEFGKGSVMRLGDDAARMDVSVIPSGSLLLDRALGIGGIPRGRIVEIFGPESSGKTTMTLHVVAEAQKLGGLCAFIDAEHALDPIYARKLGVDTDNLLVSQPDYGEQALAIADKLIRSNALDVVVVDSVAALVPKAEIEGEMGDYHVGTQARLMSQAMRKLTTCVSKSNTCLIFINQIRMKIGVMFGNPETTTGGNALKFYSSIRLDIRRVGTVKVGQDAVGNRTRVKVVKNKLAPPFREAEFDIAFGEGISRTGELIDLGLEHEIISKSGTWFSYGEERLGQGRDNVKTLLVEKPELAREIEVKVRAKMGLPPLAEPLT; encoded by the coding sequence ATGGCACAAACGGACGAACGACAGAAAGCACTCAAGGATACGATCAGCCAGATCGACAAGGAATTCGGCAAAGGATCGGTCATGCGCCTGGGGGACGATGCGGCACGCATGGACGTGTCCGTCATCCCCAGCGGCAGCCTGCTGCTGGACCGCGCCCTGGGCATCGGGGGCATTCCCCGCGGCCGCATCGTGGAGATCTTCGGTCCGGAAAGCTCGGGCAAGACGACCATGACCCTCCATGTGGTGGCCGAGGCCCAGAAACTGGGGGGGCTCTGCGCCTTCATCGACGCCGAGCACGCCCTGGACCCCATCTATGCCCGGAAACTGGGCGTGGACACGGACAACCTGCTCGTCAGCCAGCCCGACTATGGCGAGCAGGCCCTGGCCATCGCCGACAAGCTGATCCGCTCCAACGCCCTGGACGTGGTGGTGGTGGACTCGGTGGCCGCCTTGGTCCCCAAGGCCGAGATCGAGGGGGAGATGGGCGACTACCACGTGGGCACCCAGGCCCGCCTCATGAGCCAGGCCATGCGCAAGCTGACCACCTGCGTCTCCAAGTCCAACACCTGCCTCATCTTCATCAACCAGATCCGCATGAAGATCGGCGTCATGTTCGGCAACCCGGAGACGACCACGGGCGGCAACGCCCTCAAGTTCTACAGCAGCATCCGCCTGGACATCCGCCGGGTGGGGACGGTCAAGGTGGGCCAGGACGCGGTGGGCAACCGTACGCGGGTCAAGGTCGTCAAGAACAAGTTGGCGCCCCCCTTCCGCGAGGCGGAGTTCGACATCGCCTTCGGCGAGGGCATCTCCCGCACGGGCGAGCTGATCGACCTGGGCCTGGAGCACGAGATCATCAGCAAGAGCGGGACCTGGTTCTCCTACGGCGAGGAGCGCCTGGGGCAGGGGCGCGACAACGTCAAGACCCTGCTCGTGGAGAAGCCGGAGCTGGCGCGCGAGATCGAGGTCAAGGTCCGCGCCAAGATGGGCCTGCCCCCGCTGGCGGAACCCCTGACCTGA
- a CDS encoding glycerol-3-phosphate acyltransferase: MISPLLALLSAWLLGALPMGRWIARWRGGPDPTRIGSGSSGATNTGRLLGWRWGVLVGLLDLGKGALAAALGVWVGADQPWLAAATGLAAVAGHCWSPLARWRGGKGAATGAGAALVLAPVAATLSLAGAVVLLLLTRRMAPASLAGVTLFPALLYVTGEAQGPGLGFGLALLVLVWFTHRSNLGRLAGGGEPTLW, from the coding sequence ATGATCTCGCCGCTGCTTGCCCTGCTGTCCGCCTGGCTGTTGGGCGCGCTGCCCATGGGACGCTGGATCGCCCGCTGGCGGGGTGGCCCGGATCCCACGCGCATCGGCTCGGGCTCCAGCGGAGCCACCAACACCGGCCGCCTGCTTGGCTGGCGCTGGGGCGTGCTGGTGGGTCTGCTCGACCTGGGCAAGGGCGCGCTGGCGGCGGCCCTGGGCGTCTGGGTGGGGGCGGATCAACCCTGGCTGGCGGCGGCCACCGGCCTGGCGGCGGTGGCGGGGCATTGCTGGTCGCCCCTGGCCCGCTGGCGGGGCGGCAAGGGCGCGGCGACGGGCGCCGGAGCGGCCCTGGTGCTGGCCCCCGTGGCGGCGACCTTGTCCCTGGCGGGCGCGGTTGTCCTGCTGCTGCTGACCCGGCGGATGGCGCCGGCCAGCCTGGCTGGTGTGACCTTGTTCCCCGCCCTGCTCTACGTCACGGGCGAGGCGCAGGGCCCCGGCCTGGGCTTCGGCCTGGCCTTGCTCGTCCTGGTCTGGTTCACGCACCGGAGCAACCTGGGCCGCCTGGCCGGCGGCGGGGAGCCGACCCTGTGGTAA
- a CDS encoding NAD(P)H-dependent glycerol-3-phosphate dehydrogenase, with the protein MTRVAVAGMGSWGTALALHLHGQGCVVRAWEWDGAQVARYSGGARRSPFLPGVELPAAIEVRQDLAWLVEDAELLLLAVPSHTQRALLNELRPHLPEALPLVNVAKGIEQGSLQRLSQVAAELLPGRDAALYVCLSGPSHAEEVCRGIPTAVVAAGTGRPVLERVQALFSSASFRVYRNLDLAGVEWGGALKNVIALAAGMCDGLGFGDNTKAALMTRGQVELARLGTILGGRPETFGGLAGMGDLIVTCASRHSRNRAVGEQIGRGRSLEQVLAGMEMVAEGVRTTESAHRLALRHGVSMPITAAVHAILFAGKDPREEVVRLMTRDLRAEED; encoded by the coding sequence ATGACGCGCGTGGCCGTGGCGGGGATGGGCTCCTGGGGCACGGCCCTGGCTCTCCATCTGCATGGGCAGGGCTGCGTGGTACGGGCCTGGGAGTGGGACGGAGCGCAGGTGGCCCGCTACTCCGGAGGTGCGCGGCGCTCACCCTTCCTGCCCGGCGTCGAGTTGCCGGCGGCCATCGAGGTGAGGCAGGATCTGGCCTGGTTGGTGGAGGACGCGGAGCTGCTGCTGCTGGCCGTGCCCAGCCACACCCAGCGCGCCCTCCTGAACGAGTTGCGGCCCCATCTGCCCGAGGCCCTGCCCCTGGTCAACGTGGCCAAGGGCATTGAGCAGGGCAGCCTGCAGCGTCTCAGCCAGGTGGCCGCCGAGCTGCTGCCGGGGCGGGATGCGGCCCTCTATGTCTGCCTCTCCGGCCCCAGCCACGCCGAGGAGGTCTGCCGCGGCATCCCCACCGCGGTGGTGGCGGCGGGGACGGGCCGGCCGGTCCTGGAGCGCGTGCAGGCCCTCTTCTCAAGCGCCAGCTTCCGTGTCTACCGCAACCTGGACCTGGCCGGCGTGGAGTGGGGGGGCGCCCTCAAGAACGTGATCGCCCTGGCCGCCGGCATGTGCGACGGGCTGGGCTTCGGCGACAACACCAAGGCGGCGCTCATGACGCGCGGCCAGGTGGAGTTGGCCCGCCTGGGCACGATCCTGGGCGGGCGGCCCGAGACCTTCGGCGGCCTGGCGGGCATGGGCGACTTGATCGTCACCTGCGCCAGCCGGCACAGCCGCAACCGCGCCGTGGGGGAGCAGATCGGCCGGGGGCGCAGCCTGGAGCAGGTGCTGGCCGGCATGGAGATGGTGGCCGAGGGCGTGCGCACGACGGAGAGCGCCCACCGCCTGGCCCTGCGGCACGGCGTCTCCATGCCCATCACGGCCGCCGTGCACGCCATTCTCTTCGCCGGCAAGGATCCGCGCGAGGAAGTGGTGCGCCTGATGACCCGGGACCTGAGGGCGGAGGAGGATTAG
- a CDS encoding acylphosphatase, producing MDQLVSTEQAIFQGEVQGVGFRWTFSRLAREHGLRGWVRNLPDGSVEAVMQGERERIAVVMRRIMLVSDRIRVTGVEQRKLQLPPITGFNVR from the coding sequence GTGGACCAGCTGGTCAGCACGGAGCAGGCCATCTTCCAGGGCGAGGTGCAGGGCGTGGGCTTCCGCTGGACCTTCAGCCGACTGGCCCGCGAACACGGGCTCCGCGGCTGGGTGCGCAACTTGCCCGACGGCTCGGTGGAGGCGGTGATGCAGGGCGAGCGGGAGCGCATCGCCGTGGTGATGAGGCGCATCATGCTGGTCTCCGATCGCATCCGCGTCACGGGGGTGGAGCAACGCAAGCTGCAGCTGCCGCCCATCACCGGCTTCAATGTCCGCTGA